A genomic stretch from Geothermobacter hydrogeniphilus includes:
- the rpsO gene encoding 30S ribosomal protein S15, translated as MFATERKQEIINKFQKHEGDTGSPEVQIALLSERITYLTDHFRTHKKDHHSRRGLLKIVGQRRRLLDYLKKKDVERYRTIIKELGIRR; from the coding sequence GTGTTCGCCACGGAACGTAAACAGGAAATCATCAACAAATTCCAGAAGCACGAGGGTGACACCGGGTCTCCCGAAGTCCAGATCGCCCTGCTTTCTGAGCGCATCACCTATCTGACGGATCATTTCCGCACCCACAAGAAGGATCATCATTCCCGACGTGGCCTGCTGAAGATCGTCGGTCAACGCCGTCGTCTGCTCGACTACCTGAAGAAAAAGGATGTTGAGCGTTATCGGACGATTATCAAGGAACTCGGCATCCGTCGCTGA
- the pnp gene encoding polyribonucleotide nucleotidyltransferase, which translates to MAYHKVEVEFNGQPLSLETGKMARQADGAVVISYGGTKVLCTVVSARKMREGQDFFPLTVNYQEKFYAAGKIPGSFFRRERGATERETLICRLIDRPMRPLFPKGYLFETQIMPTVISADCVNDPDTLAMVGASAAVVVSDIPFEGPIAAVRVGRVDGKLIANPTLDQLQESDIEIVVSGSREAVMMVEGEADLISEDEMLEAIFFGHEALQPLIDLQLKLQQLVGNEKRPFEVAEVDTELEAKVVELAEARLAEAVRIQTKQERYAAIDQVKADVKEALAEEYEGRSEEISSILGAIAKRLVRQMVTKEKVRIDGRDMTTVRPISCEVGVLPNAHGSALFTRGETQALVAVALGTSMDEQRMDNIQGMEFKKFLLHYNFPPFCVGETSMRLFPGRREIGHGMLAERSVAKILPEHDDFPYTIRLVSDILESNGSSSMASVCGSSLALMDGGVPTKDAVAGIAMGLIKEGDDIAILSDILGDEDHLGDMDFKVTGTKDGVAALQMDIKITGVDKAIMKQALEQAREGRIHILGKMAEALQAPRTELAPNAPRITIVQVKPEQVRTVIGSGGKTIRSIIEATGCQIDIEDDGKVKVFSSDAAAAEAAKKMIRDLTEEPEVGKLYQGTVKRIMEFGAFVEIIPGTDGLVHISELAKERVKAVTDILKEGDSVLVKCIGIDRQGKIKLSRKEALGESVPEEK; encoded by the coding sequence ATGGCCTATCACAAGGTAGAAGTAGAATTCAATGGACAACCGTTGTCCCTTGAAACAGGAAAAATGGCTCGTCAGGCTGACGGAGCGGTGGTCATCAGTTATGGTGGCACCAAGGTGCTCTGTACGGTTGTTTCGGCGCGAAAAATGCGCGAAGGTCAGGATTTCTTTCCCCTGACCGTCAATTACCAGGAAAAATTCTATGCCGCCGGCAAGATTCCCGGCTCCTTCTTCCGCCGCGAACGCGGCGCGACTGAGCGTGAAACCCTGATCTGCCGGTTGATCGATCGTCCGATGCGGCCGCTCTTTCCCAAGGGTTACCTGTTCGAAACCCAGATCATGCCGACCGTCATTTCGGCTGACTGCGTCAACGATCCCGATACCCTGGCGATGGTCGGGGCCTCGGCCGCCGTGGTCGTCTCCGATATTCCCTTCGAGGGTCCGATCGCCGCCGTGCGCGTCGGCCGGGTCGATGGGAAGCTGATTGCCAACCCGACCCTGGACCAGCTGCAGGAGAGCGACATCGAAATCGTCGTTTCCGGTTCGCGCGAGGCGGTGATGATGGTTGAAGGCGAGGCCGACCTGATTTCCGAAGATGAGATGCTTGAAGCGATCTTCTTCGGTCATGAGGCCCTGCAGCCGTTGATCGACCTGCAGCTCAAGCTGCAGCAACTGGTCGGCAACGAGAAGCGCCCCTTTGAAGTGGCCGAGGTCGATACTGAACTCGAAGCGAAGGTTGTCGAACTGGCCGAGGCCCGTCTCGCTGAGGCGGTGCGCATCCAGACCAAGCAGGAGCGCTACGCTGCCATCGACCAGGTCAAGGCCGATGTCAAGGAAGCGCTGGCCGAAGAGTACGAGGGTCGCTCCGAAGAGATCAGCAGCATCCTCGGCGCCATCGCCAAACGCCTGGTACGGCAGATGGTCACTAAAGAGAAAGTACGGATCGATGGTCGCGACATGACCACCGTGCGGCCCATCAGCTGTGAAGTCGGCGTACTCCCCAATGCCCACGGCAGCGCGCTGTTCACCCGCGGGGAAACCCAGGCGCTGGTTGCGGTGGCGCTCGGTACCTCGATGGACGAGCAGCGGATGGACAATATCCAGGGCATGGAATTCAAGAAATTTCTGCTGCATTACAACTTCCCGCCGTTCTGCGTCGGCGAGACCAGCATGCGGCTCTTCCCCGGTCGGCGTGAAATTGGTCACGGCATGCTGGCCGAGCGGTCGGTTGCCAAGATCCTGCCGGAGCATGACGATTTCCCCTATACCATCCGCCTGGTCTCCGACATTCTCGAGTCGAACGGCTCTTCGTCGATGGCCAGCGTCTGTGGTTCCTCCCTCGCCCTGATGGACGGCGGCGTACCCACGAAGGACGCGGTCGCCGGTATCGCCATGGGGCTGATCAAGGAAGGGGACGATATCGCCATTCTCTCCGATATCCTCGGTGATGAGGATCATCTCGGCGATATGGACTTCAAGGTGACCGGCACCAAAGACGGCGTTGCCGCCCTGCAGATGGACATCAAGATCACCGGGGTCGACAAGGCGATCATGAAGCAGGCGCTGGAACAGGCCCGTGAAGGCCGGATTCATATTCTCGGCAAGATGGCCGAAGCGCTGCAGGCTCCGCGTACCGAACTTGCGCCGAACGCTCCGCGCATCACCATCGTCCAGGTCAAGCCCGAGCAGGTGCGTACCGTCATCGGTTCCGGCGGCAAGACCATTCGCAGTATTATCGAGGCGACCGGCTGCCAGATCGACATCGAGGACGACGGCAAGGTCAAGGTCTTCTCCTCCGATGCCGCTGCCGCCGAGGCCGCCAAGAAAATGATTCGCGACCTGACCGAAGAGCCGGAAGTCGGCAAGCTTTACCAGGGAACGGTCAAGCGGATCATGGAATTCGGCGCTTTCGTCGAAATCATTCCCGGAACCGACGGCCTGGTGCATATCTCCGAACTCGCCAAAGAGCGGGTCAAGGCCGTGACCGACATCCTCAAGGAAGGGGACTCGGTGCTGGTCAAATGCATTGGTATCGATCGCCAGGGGAAAATCAAGCTCTCCCGCAAGGAAGCCCTTGGTGAATCCGTCCCGGAAGAGAAGTAA
- a CDS encoding M16 family metallopeptidase — protein sequence MIQSTTLQNGLRVITEYVPGVHSVSIGLWVANGSRHEPFEHNGVAHFVEHMLFKGTTRRTARAIAREIDAVGGFLNAFTTREFSCFYAKVMGDKLPMALDLLADIILDSTFDPEEVEKERKVILQELHMVEDAPEDCIHDLFCQLFWKKHPLGLPTAGTAKTVSGLQRQQLIDYRDQRFVGRNLMVCAAGAVNHDRLLNDVERLLGSLPAGSLPAGGGGFEPQRRVSIEHRDLEQVHFCLGTRALPQNHPDRFAGFLLNAILGGGMSSRLFQVIREERGLAYSVYSYLNCHVDSGCQVVYSATSPTDSADAIRLVLAEMRRLKEEPVEDDLLHDIREQLKGNLILSLESTDNRMSRLAKNQYYLGGQLEIDTVIEQFDRVTAEDVRHLAAELFTNRSLNLQFLGKLEVSGFPMFDLNLDPNP from the coding sequence ATGATTCAGTCCACGACGCTGCAGAATGGCCTGCGGGTCATTACCGAATACGTGCCGGGAGTCCATTCCGTATCCATAGGTTTATGGGTCGCGAATGGTTCCCGGCACGAACCTTTTGAGCACAATGGCGTCGCTCACTTTGTCGAACACATGTTGTTCAAGGGGACGACCCGTCGCACGGCTCGTGCCATCGCCCGGGAGATCGACGCGGTCGGTGGCTTTCTCAATGCCTTCACCACGCGTGAATTCAGCTGTTTTTATGCCAAGGTCATGGGAGACAAGCTGCCCATGGCGCTCGACCTGCTGGCTGACATCATCCTCGATTCGACCTTCGATCCCGAAGAGGTGGAAAAAGAACGGAAGGTTATTCTCCAGGAACTGCACATGGTGGAGGATGCTCCCGAGGATTGCATCCATGATCTTTTCTGCCAGTTGTTCTGGAAAAAACATCCGCTCGGTCTGCCGACGGCCGGCACGGCGAAAACCGTTTCCGGGCTGCAGCGACAGCAGCTGATTGACTATCGCGACCAGCGATTCGTCGGTCGAAACCTGATGGTCTGCGCCGCGGGGGCGGTCAATCATGATCGCCTGCTCAATGATGTTGAACGGTTGCTCGGGAGTCTGCCCGCCGGCTCCCTTCCCGCCGGCGGCGGCGGATTTGAACCCCAACGTCGGGTCAGTATTGAACACCGGGACCTGGAGCAGGTCCATTTCTGCCTCGGGACCAGGGCCTTGCCGCAGAATCATCCCGACCGCTTTGCCGGTTTTTTGCTCAACGCCATACTCGGTGGCGGCATGAGCTCTCGCCTTTTTCAGGTGATCCGCGAGGAACGCGGACTTGCCTATTCTGTCTACAGTTATCTCAACTGTCATGTCGACAGTGGTTGCCAGGTGGTCTATTCCGCCACGTCGCCGACCGATTCAGCGGATGCCATCCGCCTGGTGCTGGCGGAAATGCGGCGCCTCAAGGAAGAGCCGGTTGAAGATGACCTGCTCCATGACATCCGTGAGCAGTTGAAGGGCAACCTGATCCTTTCCCTGGAAAGCACCGACAACCGGATGAGCCGGCTGGCCAAAAATCAGTATTATCTTGGTGGACAACTTGAAATTGACACCGTTATTGAACAGTTTGACCGGGTGACCGCAGAGGATGTGCGTCACCTGGCCGCTGAACTTTTCACCAACCGGAGTCTCAACCTGCAGTTTCTCGGCAAGCTGGAGGTGAGCGGTTTTCCGATGTTCGATCTAAACCTGGACCCGAATCCGTGA
- the dut gene encoding dUTP diphosphatase, whose product MSLPVVRCLRLHPDAVLPRYMTAGAAGMDLHAVIDGSLLLTPGERCLVRTGLALEIPPGFEGQVRPRSGLALRHGLSMVNAPGTIDSDYRGEIGVLLINLGQESIRISSGDRIAQLVIAPVVRVELAEVAELNDSERADGGFGHTGIRREV is encoded by the coding sequence GTGTCATTACCAGTCGTTCGTTGTCTTCGTCTGCATCCCGATGCCGTTTTGCCGCGTTACATGACCGCCGGGGCCGCCGGTATGGATCTGCATGCCGTCATCGACGGGAGCCTGCTGCTGACGCCCGGTGAACGCTGCCTGGTACGCACCGGCCTGGCGCTGGAAATCCCTCCCGGTTTCGAAGGTCAGGTTCGTCCACGGTCCGGTCTCGCTCTGCGTCATGGCCTGAGCATGGTTAATGCGCCGGGGACCATTGATTCCGATTACCGTGGTGAAATCGGGGTGCTGTTGATCAATCTCGGCCAGGAGTCGATTCGAATCAGCAGCGGCGACCGGATCGCCCAGTTGGTGATCGCTCCCGTTGTCCGGGTGGAACTGGCCGAGGTCGCCGAACTGAACGACAGTGAACGGGCCGATGGTGGTTTCGGTCATACCGGTATCCGCAGGGAGGTGTGA
- a CDS encoding YbeD family protein: MGQADSPEELFDFPCDFQFKAFGETACEESFCREVLQAVSRVIPVDREALCSRTSSGGRYVCATITVRVSSRGQMEAIYAELRTLEGLRYLL, translated from the coding sequence GTGGGTCAGGCGGATTCCCCGGAAGAGTTGTTTGATTTTCCCTGTGATTTCCAGTTCAAAGCCTTCGGTGAGACGGCGTGTGAGGAAAGCTTCTGCCGCGAGGTCCTGCAGGCGGTCAGCCGGGTGATTCCGGTGGATCGGGAGGCCCTGTGTTCGCGGACCAGTTCCGGCGGTCGCTATGTCTGCGCGACCATCACCGTCCGAGTGAGCAGCCGTGGCCAGATGGAGGCCATCTATGCCGAGCTGCGGACTCTTGAAGGCCTGCGTTACCTGCTCTGA
- a CDS encoding L-threonylcarbamoyladenylate synthase → MLMPINAETPQLRLVRRVVETLTRGGVIAYPTDTIYGIGCDIFNKKGVRKIYQIKQRDARKPFSFICSDLSEVANYARVSNFAFKLMKRHLPGPYTFVLEASRVVPDLLVTRQKTVGIRIPDNPIATAIVRELGHPLVTTSANLAGDEIIQDPADIEESLGKKLDLVVDGGILNSQPSTVISLVNDQPEVLRLGCGPVDWLEQG, encoded by the coding sequence ATGCTGATGCCCATCAATGCTGAAACTCCACAGCTCCGTCTCGTCCGCCGGGTTGTCGAGACCCTGACCCGGGGCGGAGTGATTGCCTATCCCACCGACACGATCTACGGGATCGGTTGCGATATCTTCAACAAAAAAGGGGTCAGGAAGATCTACCAGATCAAGCAGCGGGATGCCCGCAAACCCTTTTCCTTCATCTGTTCCGACCTTTCCGAGGTTGCCAATTATGCCCGGGTCAGCAATTTCGCTTTCAAATTGATGAAACGCCACCTGCCGGGCCCCTATACCTTTGTTCTTGAGGCGAGCCGCGTGGTTCCCGATCTGCTGGTGACCCGGCAGAAAACGGTCGGCATCCGGATTCCCGACAATCCCATCGCCACCGCGATTGTCCGGGAACTCGGTCATCCCCTGGTAACGACCAGCGCCAACCTGGCCGGTGATGAAATTATTCAGGATCCCGCCGATATCGAAGAGAGTCTTGGTAAAAAACTCGACCTGGTGGTCGACGGCGGCATCCTCAACAGCCAGCCTTCGACCGTGATCAGCCTGGTGAATGATCAACCCGAGGTCCTGCGCCTGGGATGCGGTCCGGTGGACTGGTTGGAGCAGGGCTGA
- a CDS encoding phosphotransacetylase family protein produces the protein MARKIFIAATSQNCGKTTTSLSLMHMARKKYPRVGFIKPIGPKPVLYRGLSADKDAVVMARVFGLEDDLRLMSPFVLQPGDTRRVLDGKIDRGLIAERMLEAIEELDAKNDFLIIEGAGHPGVGSLLGCNNARLAAESGAAVMLVTGGGLGNVVDSVCMNLALFEKEQVDVRAVLVNKIIPDKRERTLDYLERAFADHALKLIGGFNYQPILANPTLRRIAGVLDIELHADEEEAQRIVHHVQLGAASAQRVAGLLQDSTLVIVNSSRDELIVTLANLYQIPEWRTKLAGIIIPGTGEVSAISQQIIETSGIPYMRAGRTSTRVFEIIKEDVSKLTAEDTHKIALISELAEKRFDFEAIDALFDQETRSPGRPTTSNDTEHL, from the coding sequence ATGGCTCGAAAGATTTTCATTGCCGCCACCAGTCAGAACTGCGGCAAGACCACCACCAGCCTGTCATTGATGCACATGGCCCGCAAAAAGTATCCGCGGGTCGGTTTCATCAAGCCGATCGGACCGAAACCGGTACTTTACCGTGGCCTCAGCGCCGACAAGGACGCGGTGGTCATGGCGCGGGTTTTCGGCCTTGAAGACGATCTGCGGCTGATGTCACCTTTTGTTCTGCAACCGGGCGATACCCGCCGCGTTCTGGACGGCAAGATTGACCGCGGCCTGATCGCCGAACGGATGCTCGAGGCGATTGAGGAACTTGACGCCAAAAATGATTTCCTGATTATCGAAGGCGCCGGTCATCCGGGCGTCGGTTCGCTGCTCGGCTGCAACAACGCCCGCCTGGCCGCGGAATCAGGCGCGGCGGTGATGCTGGTGACCGGCGGCGGACTCGGCAACGTGGTCGACAGCGTCTGCATGAACCTGGCCTTGTTCGAGAAAGAACAGGTCGATGTCAGGGCCGTGCTGGTGAATAAGATCATACCTGACAAGCGCGAGCGGACCCTGGATTACCTGGAACGCGCTTTCGCCGACCATGCTCTCAAGCTGATCGGCGGTTTCAACTATCAGCCGATCCTGGCCAACCCGACTCTGCGGCGGATTGCCGGGGTGCTTGATATCGAACTGCATGCCGACGAGGAGGAGGCGCAGCGGATCGTTCATCACGTCCAGCTTGGCGCGGCCAGCGCCCAGCGGGTCGCGGGGCTGTTGCAGGATTCAACCCTGGTTATTGTCAACAGCAGTCGGGATGAGTTGATCGTCACCCTGGCGAATCTCTATCAGATCCCCGAATGGCGTACCAAGCTGGCCGGGATCATCATTCCCGGAACGGGTGAGGTCAGCGCCATCTCCCAGCAGATCATCGAAACCAGCGGTATCCCGTACATGCGTGCCGGGCGGACATCGACCAGGGTGTTTGAAATCATCAAGGAAGATGTTTCCAAGCTGACCGCTGAAGATACTCACAAAATAGCTTTGATCAGTGAACTGGCTGAAAAACGCTTTGATTTCGAAGCGATTGACGCCTTGTTCGACCAGGAGACCAGGTCTCCCGGACGACCGACAACCTCCAACGACACGGAGCATTTATGA
- the hflK gene encoding FtsH protease activity modulator HflK — MNDWGQGSPGDEFEKKVVEIGKHIKNNFRPKKELLIVIVLLVLGFGAFNSFYEVDTEETGVLLRLGKFVGYTEPGLHFKLPFGIDQVYLVKTGRVLKAEFGFRTVNPGVRTTYTKRGLEEEALTLTGDLNVSDVEWIVQYQVADPFKYVFRIKDPVETIRDLSEAMVRRVIGNSNVSAVLTTERAQLATEIQKDLQQALNDYDIGVRIVTVKFQDVTPPDQVKAAFNEVNEAEQQKESLIFKAREQYNREVPKARGTAKRTVQEAEGYAVERINKARGETDRFLALLTEYHKAPEVTRRRIYLETLEKVLPRLKEIYIMDGAGTGALPLLPLRAETKGGGK, encoded by the coding sequence ATGAACGACTGGGGCCAGGGTTCTCCTGGCGATGAATTTGAAAAGAAAGTTGTCGAGATCGGTAAGCATATCAAGAATAATTTTCGTCCGAAAAAGGAGCTGCTGATAGTCATCGTGCTGCTGGTGCTCGGTTTTGGCGCCTTCAACAGCTTCTACGAGGTCGACACCGAGGAGACTGGTGTCCTGCTGCGGCTGGGCAAATTTGTCGGTTATACCGAGCCGGGCCTGCATTTCAAGCTTCCCTTCGGTATCGATCAGGTCTACCTGGTAAAAACCGGACGGGTTCTCAAGGCCGAGTTCGGGTTCCGGACCGTGAATCCCGGTGTGCGGACGACCTACACCAAACGGGGGCTGGAGGAGGAAGCTCTGACCCTGACAGGGGATCTCAACGTCAGCGATGTCGAGTGGATCGTGCAGTACCAGGTCGCCGATCCGTTCAAGTATGTTTTCCGCATCAAGGACCCGGTTGAAACCATTCGCGACCTGTCCGAAGCGATGGTGCGACGGGTGATCGGCAACTCCAATGTCAGCGCGGTGCTGACCACTGAACGCGCGCAGTTGGCGACCGAAATCCAGAAGGACCTGCAGCAGGCGCTCAACGATTACGATATCGGCGTGCGTATCGTCACCGTCAAGTTCCAGGATGTGACCCCGCCGGACCAGGTCAAGGCGGCTTTCAACGAGGTCAACGAGGCCGAGCAGCAGAAGGAGAGCCTTATCTTCAAGGCCCGCGAACAGTACAATCGCGAGGTGCCGAAGGCGCGTGGCACGGCCAAGAGAACCGTGCAGGAAGCCGAAGGCTACGCGGTCGAACGAATCAACAAGGCACGCGGTGAAACCGACCGTTTCCTGGCGTTGTTGACCGAGTACCACAAAGCGCCGGAAGTCACCCGCAGACGAATCTATCTTGAAACCCTCGAAAAGGTGCTGCCCCGATTGAAGGAGATCTATATCATGGACGGAGCCGGTACCGGAGCGCTCCCGCTGCTGCCGCTGCGCGCGGAAACGAAAGGGGGTGGCAAATGA
- the hflC gene encoding protease modulator HflC, protein MKAPILIVVVALAVILASSSLYVVNEAEQAIVTQFGKPVGDVSTPGLHFKIPFIQNVNRFEKRILKWDGDPNQIPTKDKRFIWVDTTARWRIVDPLLFFKTVATERGAQSRLDDIIDSVVRDAVSERLLVELVRGKDYKPQKQEAEKFVVEGVEIRPEQLVGREEILAGLLAKAQASTPEYGIELIDVQIKRINYVEQVRKRVYERMINERKKVAAKYRSEGEGEQAEILGRMNRELKGITSGALRKALEIRGKADAEAAAIYAGAYNRDPEFYSFLRTLESYKKTIRENGRLVISTDSDFYRYLKELAPKDTRR, encoded by the coding sequence ATGAAAGCCCCGATCCTGATTGTTGTCGTGGCGCTGGCCGTTATCCTGGCCAGCAGCAGTCTTTACGTTGTCAATGAAGCCGAGCAGGCGATTGTCACCCAGTTCGGCAAGCCGGTCGGTGATGTCAGCACGCCCGGTCTGCATTTCAAGATTCCCTTTATCCAGAACGTCAACAGGTTTGAAAAACGGATTCTGAAATGGGACGGTGATCCCAACCAGATCCCGACCAAGGACAAGAGGTTTATCTGGGTGGATACCACCGCCCGCTGGCGGATTGTTGACCCGTTGCTCTTTTTCAAGACCGTGGCTACCGAACGGGGCGCCCAGAGCCGCCTGGATGACATTATCGACTCGGTGGTCAGGGACGCGGTTTCCGAACGGCTGCTGGTTGAACTGGTGCGCGGCAAAGATTACAAGCCCCAGAAGCAGGAAGCGGAAAAATTTGTCGTCGAAGGGGTCGAGATCCGGCCCGAACAACTGGTCGGTCGTGAGGAGATCCTTGCCGGTCTGCTGGCCAAGGCCCAGGCCAGTACCCCGGAATACGGCATCGAACTGATCGACGTGCAGATCAAGCGCATCAATTATGTTGAACAGGTCCGCAAGCGGGTCTATGAGCGGATGATCAACGAGCGTAAGAAGGTGGCGGCCAAGTACCGCTCCGAAGGGGAGGGTGAACAGGCCGAGATCCTCGGCCGGATGAACCGTGAGCTGAAGGGCATTACCTCCGGGGCGCTGCGCAAGGCTCTTGAAATACGCGGCAAGGCGGACGCCGAGGCGGCTGCGATCTATGCCGGTGCCTACAATCGGGACCCGGAATTCTACTCCTTTCTGCGAACCCTTGAATCCTACAAAAAGACGATCCGGGAGAACGGTCGGCTGGTTATTTCCACCGATTCCGATTTTTATCGTTATCTGAAAGAGCTCGCGCCGAAGGATACCCGACGTTAG
- a CDS encoding glycine cleavage system protein R, with protein sequence MENRFIMTAFGEDRPGIVADVTRILFDNGCNLEETSMTQLADEFTLILLFSADRPEMTELLERECRRLEKEKGISAFVRPLRNRSGRTTVARAGSVLHVEGVDQAGIVYKVSQFLADKGLNICDLKSQVSPSPGSGTILYIMDIHVQLPEGTDLSTFEQGLAVVADDLNVDISFSA encoded by the coding sequence ATGGAAAATCGTTTCATCATGACCGCGTTCGGTGAGGATCGTCCGGGGATCGTCGCCGATGTCACCCGCATCCTGTTTGACAACGGCTGCAATCTCGAAGAAACCAGCATGACGCAGCTGGCCGACGAATTTACCCTGATCCTGCTGTTCTCAGCGGATCGTCCGGAGATGACCGAGCTGCTGGAACGTGAATGCCGTCGGCTGGAAAAGGAGAAGGGCATTTCCGCCTTTGTCAGGCCGTTGCGGAACCGGAGCGGGCGAACCACGGTCGCGCGGGCTGGCTCGGTGCTGCATGTCGAAGGGGTCGACCAGGCCGGCATCGTCTATAAAGTCAGCCAGTTCCTGGCCGACAAGGGGCTGAATATCTGTGATCTGAAATCGCAGGTCAGCCCGTCCCCCGGCAGTGGTACCATCCTTTATATTATGGATATCCATGTCCAGTTGCCGGAAGGAACCGACCTGTCCACCTTTGAGCAGGGCCTGGCCGTTGTTGCCGATGACCTGAATGTCGATATCAGCTTCAGCGCCTGA
- a CDS encoding Imm27 family immunity protein, with translation MEMEQELKPTPRETLLHGLWIDTGSRMEKDATWQRILWLVGNHLQLLAEVEDGKLYRDPTDGRLWELVKTRPELPDGGPPILRVMESARAEEIYGVSL, from the coding sequence ATGGAGATGGAACAGGAACTGAAGCCGACGCCGCGTGAAACCCTGCTGCATGGTCTCTGGATCGATACCGGCAGCCGCATGGAGAAAGACGCGACCTGGCAGCGTATCCTGTGGCTTGTCGGAAACCATCTGCAGCTCCTTGCTGAAGTCGAGGATGGAAAGCTCTACAGGGATCCGACCGATGGCCGCTTGTGGGAACTTGTCAAGACCCGTCCCGAACTGCCCGATGGCGGTCCGCCGATCCTGCGCGTCATGGAAAGCGCCCGTGCTGAGGAGATATACGGAGTAAGCTTGTAA
- a CDS encoding O-acetyl-ADP-ribose deacetylase, whose amino-acid sequence MAAIEIVQGDITSLEVDAIVNAANRTLLGGGGVDGAIHRAAGPELLEACRSLNGCRTGEAKITPGFRLSARYVIHTVGPVWHGGDRQEEQLLAACYRNSLELAERHGLTSIAFPGISTGVYGFPVARACPIAIGEARGFLERTEMISRIVFCCFSGADLDVYRKNLAAEQ is encoded by the coding sequence ATGGCGGCTATTGAGATCGTTCAGGGCGATATCACCTCACTGGAGGTCGATGCGATTGTCAACGCGGCCAATCGAACTCTCCTCGGCGGTGGCGGGGTCGATGGCGCGATCCACCGCGCCGCCGGGCCTGAATTGCTGGAGGCTTGTCGAAGCCTGAACGGCTGTCGGACCGGTGAAGCGAAGATCACCCCGGGATTTCGGCTCTCGGCGCGGTACGTTATCCATACGGTTGGCCCGGTCTGGCATGGCGGGGATCGCCAGGAGGAACAATTGCTGGCAGCCTGTTACCGCAACAGCCTGGAGTTGGCCGAACGGCATGGCCTTACGAGCATTGCCTTTCCGGGGATCAGCACCGGGGTCTACGGTTTTCCCGTTGCGCGGGCCTGTCCGATTGCGATCGGTGAAGCGCGTGGTTTTCTTGAAAGGACGGAAATGATTTCAAGAATTGTTTTCTGCTGTTTTTCCGGCGCGGACCTGGATGTGTACCGGAAAAACCTGGCTGCAGAACAGTAA
- a CDS encoding HAMP domain-containing protein, whose translation MFNKIAVKVAVLVSVVLLIVIAAGSFYIIQQQSSSLEDQLLERGKIESLIGAKLVGKVLEEAIDNGVFSVKDAFDHDYQLIPGFTPPKYHTRYDSYMDKAILAMEDEFTKDESVVFAVAVDVNGYLPTHNTRYQQPITGDQQKDLVGNRTKRIFNDPVGIAAAQNKQPAFLQVYHRDTGETMWDISSPIIVKGKHWGGFRIGFSLEKTRMAQARLKATLLMIMLGTLVVCVIAVFLVVNQSLKPLQELTAHAADLAGGKVNQKIEVKGKDEIARLADVLERLRVSIKLAMEKLARR comes from the coding sequence ATGTTCAACAAGATCGCCGTCAAAGTGGCGGTACTGGTCAGCGTCGTGCTGCTGATCGTCATTGCTGCCGGATCGTTCTATATCATTCAGCAGCAGAGTTCCAGCCTCGAAGACCAGCTTCTGGAGAGGGGCAAGATTGAATCCCTTATCGGGGCGAAACTTGTCGGCAAAGTTCTTGAGGAGGCCATCGACAACGGCGTTTTCAGCGTCAAGGACGCCTTTGACCACGATTACCAGCTGATCCCCGGTTTTACGCCGCCCAAATACCACACCCGTTACGATTCCTATATGGACAAGGCGATCCTCGCCATGGAGGACGAGTTCACCAAGGATGAATCAGTGGTTTTCGCCGTCGCCGTCGATGTCAACGGCTACCTGCCGACCCACAATACCCGCTACCAGCAGCCGATCACCGGCGACCAGCAGAAGGATCTGGTCGGCAACCGCACCAAGCGGATTTTCAACGACCCGGTCGGCATTGCCGCCGCGCAGAACAAACAGCCGGCGTTTCTGCAGGTCTACCACCGGGATACCGGTGAAACGATGTGGGATATCTCCAGCCCGATCATCGTCAAGGGTAAACATTGGGGCGGATTCCGCATCGGCTTCTCCCTGGAAAAAACCCGCATGGCCCAGGCCAGGCTGAAGGCGACCCTGCTGATGATCATGCTCGGCACCCTGGTGGTCTGCGTGATTGCGGTTTTCCTGGTGGTCAACCAGTCCCTGAAGCCTCTGCAGGAGTTGACCGCCCACGCCGCGGACCTGGCCGGCGGCAAGGTCAATCAGAAAATCGAGGTCAAGGGCAAGGATGAAATTGCCCGGCTGGCCGATGTGCTGGAACGACTCCGGGTCAGCATCAAGCTGGCAATGGAAAAACTCGCCAGGCGATAA